TTTTAGTACTTATTTGTGCTCTCTACTCACCCACCACATAATCTCCAAACCCAATGGTGCTGAGTGTAATGAAAGCGAAGTAGAAGCCTTCACCAAATGTCCACCCTTCCACGTAACTGAACAGCAGAGGTGGGATGACCAGAAACAGCAGGCTACCCGTGACGAAGAAGGAGCTGACTGCCAAAGCCTCAACTGTTTGCTAAAgaagaaaacaggaaacaagttCTACAACAATTTAGCCCAACAGCATACAGCTACTCAATGGATGCATTACCTTGTGTGGAACCACAGACACCATCCCTCTCTCCAGGCGACCTAAGTGTAGAGTGAGGCATTTGCCCAGTTGTTTGAGGAAGGCCAGGTTTAGTGGGATGCCGCACAGGGCATAGAACACGCAGAACACCTGACCACACACAGTGCTGGGAGATAGGTTGCCATACCCTGGGAAAAAGAGAAGTCATCCAGCACAAGCCGGACTTGAAAAAATTCCACCTGGTGCAAAGCGCTCACCTATAGTTGTGACCACAGTGCCGGCAAAAAAGAAAGAGCTGCTGAAATCCCAGTTACTAGGGTTCGTTGAGTTACCCGAAGGATTCACGCCCCTTTCCCAGGCGTCTAAAATCACCTGCAAATACATCACACTGTCATTGACATAACAATATATCCTTGGAAATCATTTAATGATAAGTGCCGGGAAAAAATTCACATGTTTAATCAGATGGATTACAGCTAAAGATTAATTTGAATTAATTGTGCTTAATTTTTGAAGCGTTAAGAGACTAAAGAAAGGAAGGAACATTTCTTGGACAAACTGCCTGAAATGCATTGCTAGAGATGTTTTAGGGATTTTGATCATTCTGTCATAAAGATGGGTTACAGGTAAATGGGTAAAActgtttttaaatcagattacCGTGTTTGTTGGACTattaggtgcacttaaaatccattAATTTATAACCCCTTATAACCTTTTGgttcctgctgatgtgtatttggatcTGGGGTTTCCATAAGTTGAAAATTTGTGCGTAACCCGAGTTGTAGTTGATAAGCTCCTTCCTTTTCTCTTGCCtcttgtggggcattcatcctgcGCTGTtggcatttttaatataaagtatcatacaacttatatctgtcagtagttcGATGTGGAAGTGCAAACAACTACCGGTAGATAacgatgacagggagaagacactgtcaaagtggagccacgtaaataaaaacggagcatcctgaagagacggtcaaaacgcggcttgaagatggtttgtaaaacataatctatgcaacattttgaccaaagaaccacccttACATATTATATAGactacaaggaaatgttttaaatatatattaaaaaaaaaaaaagactccttcAATGGGCCTTAAAATTCAGTGTGCCTTTGGTATGAACATAGACCCGAATAGACCAATAATCCGGTTCGCCCAGTGGTCGGAAAAATACGTCAATAATGTTGTtggattatgcaaaaccaacttttcttaactATTGGtagctgtttttgtgtatttgggatctgtatgcATCCCGAAAATGTTAAATCAGACCTTAGaagcatggcggagatatttatacaGCAATCTtgtcttccttcatacttccccCAAACAATCCATTTGGAATTGATCACATTTGTGACATTGTTCCCAGTTGTGACTTCAGCAGATATCTCCTTATATTGTAAAGTTTCAACTTAAAAGCTTTGCGCGAGTTTgtcattgtagtcaataagttccttctttttctccatccttttgttgtggggcagactgactCGTACATCCACATGCATCCccggctgttgccatttctaatacaaagtagcattgAGTTTGAAAGTGTATCCGTCAAAATACCCCATATGGCagtactaaaaactacaacatggctgacggggagaaaatgcagtcGAAGTAAAGGCACAATTAAAGGAAATAAgacacaaaacagcgcatcctgaagagacggtcagaaagcggcttaagaatgatctgtaaaacataatctatgcagaattttgaccaaataaccaccattacatatgTAAACCAcaaagaagtttttttttaaaataccaaaaaacataatacaacccatatcatattatgatttattacAAGTCATATTgtatattatcattttttttcctgtatacaaaaacaggtaccaataagtaaaaaaaagttggttttgcaaaatagGTGACCTTTGAGtgaacatgctaaaattaaattCCAAACAAAGACCAGAACTAATACCTGTAATGTGGGTTATTCACCACAACATAGCTCAGCAAGAAGCCCCATAAATACATATGGTTTTAAAGCTGTGAGCTGCATTTAGGAAGCCATCACAAATCATAGCTTTTAATCAAATGAATGAAAGAGCAACAATTAGCACCAATAAAAAGCTTGGCTATCAGTATTCCCACACATTAACAATAGGTGCATACTAGATCCTGACAGGCAGTTGACCTCTAAACTTTTTATTAGTACTGTAGGCACTTCTAATACAATTTATCTTTTGCTGATCCCTGTAGCTCTTTTTGCTTACATTTACTCAGTGACATGGTGTCAAGGTTACAACTTTGACTACTACATCCGTCAATCAACACATTGATTGCTGTTTATGCCCCATAGCAGTTTTACAGACatgaacaagaagaagaaaatgcCAGACCTGAACAAACTTCTCCAAGGCTGGTCCATCCAAGCAGGTGTAATTAGCCAAGAAATTCAACTTCTCCAGTTGGAAGTGGTTTCGGTTGTTGCTCTCAGCCTCTCGTTCCAGGACTTGGAAGACGATGGCGCCAAATAGCAGGTAGGTGAGGTGGGCCAGAGCCAAAAGTACCGTCCAGCTCACTTTGACGCGGACCAGCTGGAACCTCGCCATCAAAAAAGTGCACCAAAGCCACAATGGAACCACAGGCGTGCGCTCGGATCGAGATTTAGTAGTTGAAAAAAGGTTTAATGCTAACTTCCTCGGAAAAATACTCAGATCTTGTTAGGGGTTCAGAGTAAAGTGGTGccattattgctgaaaaaatttaaaattatatatttgtCTTTTAGTTTATACTGTGCAAGTGTTATTCTTTTGCAAAGCCGTGTCTCATAATGACTGAAGGTAGACCATCTCTACTAGCTGTTATTTCTCTGATTGGTCAACAAGGCCTAGTATCTGCCAGACTGTGATTTATGGGTCGCCTGTGTGGCGACTAAACACCTTCTCCATTAGGGCGAcatctggacacacacacacacacacacacacacacgcacacacacacacacacacacacacacacacacactcgcgtgCACGCACACTCAACAGTTTTAACTGTTTCCACTAATAAAGCTGCACCTTGTCTGTTGAACAAAAGTTAATATTTCACCTGACTACTTTTCAGTTGGTTAAGCGGTCCAGCAGAGTTGTGCTTTGCAACGGCAGCTTTTCTTCAAACCCAAAGAAGCCTGCTTGAACAATCTTACAATCACAAGACCTTTTTACCAGATTGGGAGGCCGTTAATGTTTACGGTCACAGGGGGAGGAAAGAGTTGACTTTTTGACAAGAGCAATGAGCAAGCTATATAAAACTTAGTTGAAATATGTCTCAAAAGAATACCTAATGGATATTTATGGGTTTTGTGTTGTACAGAATTGTAAAGACTCACAGAGTACATGCCAACAAAAATAACTGCTTTAATCATCCTGTATTGGTACAGATGTACCAAAGAATCTGATTGCTGGTTTCAGCACAAGCATTTACCTTttaggattgattgattgtatagtAAACATTCTAAAAAGAAACTAGTGACTTCTAAGCATTTCAAAATTCTCCACTTACAGACTCAACAACCACAGCTATTTTAATGATTTTCTGTAATGGGATCCAAGCTGCGCACTGCaaagcaaaatattattttgacagACGTTCTCAGAGAAGTACGTTGGTATCTCAACATAAGAGAGTTTTGAGATAAAAGCTGTCTCTCAGCTATTTGTTATACTTTGCGTTACAAGCCAAAATTGGGGGGCATAATGAAGCAGAATCAGTCAACCAAGGATGTTTGAATAAAATATGAATGGCGGAAATTTGTCAATGAAaaaatggagaagctgctgatggtgagtttgacagagaagcagctggaaggagacacCATAGAAGTCCAGTCTTCAAGGGAAATGTTGTACATTTGTATTACATATTCTAAATTCATTGTAGTTATTAGGAAtatattctattgtattgttttataaaatatttacaagttagaagtttgtttttctttttaaaaggcacgtTATGTAATAATGATGATGCTTTTTGAAGGGAAGACGGCAAGCACCCAAATTGAttattgatttcaattaatttcaatgggaaacGTTGATTTAAGATACACATGTTTTGAGATAGGAGCTTTGTCATAAAAGCCATTAAGCTCATTTGTTGAGGTACGACTGTATCAATTTAACAATTCTGTATAAGTCATGGGTAACCCAAGTGCTCCACCGAGTCATTTTGTGTGGCTTCCCAAGCTTAACATAGTCATATTGATCTCTTTCAGGTTcacacaatcattgatggcatgtctGAAAGACTTTTGCACATAATGATCTCCACTACCTTATAAACGGCGATATGGGGCTAAACATCTCACTCATGCTGCTTCTGTATGCTTAAAATCGCTGTGTTCGGCTAATGGCGCATTGGCATATTTCTACTTTGAAAAAGGTTTGGGCACCCTTGTACAGTATAGGTACTATTTAACTGCAGTATTGCAAAACTTCTTTACAAAATGAAAATGTTGGTAATAAAACCAATAATAAGGTATAGTGCAAATGTAGAAAAATCTCCTGGCATGATGCcacaacaaaaataataagttaaaaagttaaagtatcaatgattgtcacgcacactgtaagtgtggcgaaataattctctgcatttgaataatttttggtgctttaaccccccaaattacaacccttgatgccaagcagggaggtaatgggtcccatttttatagtctgtggtatgacccggccggggtttgaactcacaacctaccgatctaagtaagtaagtaagtacaataattcaatttaaaacaacagAGGAAACATCATGAAAAGGATACCATGTGGATTAAAAATGAtggttaaaaggtgcattaactaaaggCTTTACTagaaagagaagttttcaaatgtttctcaaatgtgtcaacacagtcaagatcacggagggactggtgcaaattgttccagagtttgggagctatagcctggaatgccaggtctccacgggttttaaaattAGTATTTGGGATCTTTAGTAGACCCTGGCCTAAAGACTGGAGGCTGTGCCCTTAAGAGTAAgggcatagcaagtcagtgatgtactgaggggcacCACCATGCAATGCACGGAATATCAAGTCTTAAACTCAATacggaatttaactggaagccagtgaagactggataaaacgggggtgatgctcactactcccctcagctcccaggggatgatcaacggtgatgggtcaaatgcagagaataattttgccacatctagtgtgtgtgtgtgtgacaatcatcggtactttaactttaactttaatatgggctgttctgggtgcaccggtcaagtctggcagccacattttgtacagtctgaagtctctttagcgttgacttgttgaagagagtgaaaagagaattgcaatagtcgATGCGAGATGAAATGAGCGCGtgaatgatcatttcgagatccaattttgacaacaaatttctcactttaCAAATATTTCTGAGATGATCAAAactgtttttggtcagttgacgacaGTGACCCTCCAACGACATGGACTGATCAAGCACaaccccaaggtttctgaggctgctttaACAGATGCACCCAAAGCACAAAGGGAGTTCTGGATCAGGGAGATCTTTTAattgggagcaattatcagagttTCCGTTTTGCTTGAATTTATCTGGAGGATATTTGAGGACAACTAGTTTTTAATACAGGATACGCACTCCAAGAACTCAGATGACTTGTGCAACTCTAAATCATTGAAGGAGCATAACAGTTGAATATCATCTGCATAGAAATTATAAGAACAAGTTTTAAACTACTGATCAACCTCCCAAGCGGCATCaggtacaacaaaaataaaacaggccCCAGAACAGAACCCTGGGCTACAACACATGACAGGTTGGACACATTAGACATTACATCATTAAAAGTTCTTCCATTTATATAAGTAAACCATTGCAGAactgcaccaaaaaaaaaaacaatcttagATTTGAGGCGAACTATCAGTATACTGTGATTCACAGTATCAAAGGCAGATGTCAAATCGAGCAAAACCAAAACTGTGTAGCGGCCAGAGTCAGCGGCCAGAGTCAGCGGCACTGGAAACTTTCCAAAGAGCAGTTTCCATGGAGTGAAATGACCTAAAGCCAGAAtcgtatttcaatcaatcaatcaatcaatgtttatttatatagccccaaatcacaaatgtctcaaaggactgcacaaatcattacgactacgacatcctcggaagaacccacaaaagggcaaggaaaactaacacccagtgggcagggagaattcacatccagtgggacgccagtgacaatgctgactatgagaaaccttggagaggaccccccaaccccccccccccccccgcccccccctttaggggaccgaaagcaatggatgtcaagcgggtctaacatgatactgtgaaagttcaatccataacacagccacgagagttcagttcaaagcggatccaagacagcagcgagagtcccgtccacaggaaaccatcccaagcggaggcggatcagcagcgtagagatgtccccaactaatacacaggcgagcg
The sequence above is drawn from the Nerophis ophidion isolate RoL-2023_Sa linkage group LG03, RoL_Noph_v1.0, whole genome shotgun sequence genome and encodes:
- the LOC133548796 gene encoding potassium channel subfamily K member 16-like isoform X2, which codes for MARFQLVRVKVSWTVLLALAHLTYLLFGAIVFQVLEREAESNNRNHFQLEKLNFLANYTCLDGPALEKFVQVILDAWERGVNPSGNSTNPSNWDFSSSFFFAGTVVTTIGYGNLSPSTVCGQVFCVFYALCGIPLNLAFLKQLGKCLTLHLGRLERGMVSVVPHKQTVEALAVSSFFVTGSLLFLVIPPLLFSYVEGWTFGEGFYFAFITLSTIGFGDYVGPILGRSTFLCTVAWRVFGSYSLWPGSL
- the LOC133548796 gene encoding potassium channel subfamily K member 16-like isoform X1, which produces MARFQLVRVKVSWTVLLALAHLTYLLFGAIVFQVLEREAESNNRNHFQLEKLNFLANYTCLDGPALEKFVQVILDAWERGVNPSGNSTNPSNWDFSSSFFFAGTVVTTIGYGNLSPSTVCGQVFCVFYALCGIPLNLAFLKQLGKCLTLHLGRLERGMVSVVPHKQTVEALAVSSFFVTGSLLFLVIPPLLFSYVEGWTFGEGFYFAFITLSTIGFGDYVVGTDPGKEYISLYRSLAGIWIIFALAWLALILSMGTRIMEHVIGLTIPGFRKQEEDEDVSSNKLDDTSKI